One genomic segment of Theobroma cacao cultivar B97-61/B2 chromosome 6, Criollo_cocoa_genome_V2, whole genome shotgun sequence includes these proteins:
- the LOC18596072 gene encoding uncharacterized protein LOC18596072, which produces MDTRNHTKTKLGYCIFVFVALYHMFSHVHVQVDGRSISSVRNMELAKHEGAIKTIQSEDGDVIDCVDIYKQPAFNHPLLKNHTVQMKPSSYPRGMETEQFESELLQGWHKNGQCPEGTIPIVRAQIHNSTRTMAFVPRRKNLDQVASEAVRNHEYAQVSAVNGNYFGASAMLNVWNPPTFDNEFSLAQIWLLSGPQDELNSMEAGWIVSQVDKRTKLFIYWTSDDYQSTGCYNLDCPGFVQTDKKFGLGGNLEPVSTYGGKQYEMSITIHKDKQSGNWWLRIQNVDLGYWPGSIFTGLSDRADFITWGGEIVNSELEGRHTSTQMGSGHFPSEDFGKASFFRNLGYIDDSGAVRDPENLVPYASNPSCYDLHIPTKNDFGTHFYFGGPGYSDKCQ; this is translated from the exons aTGGATACTCGGAATCATACAAAGACCAAGCTTGGATACTGCATATTTGTCTTTGTAGCTCTCTATCACATGTTTAGCCATGTTCACGTTCAAGTTGATGGAAGGTCCATCTCCTCTGTTAGAAACATGGAGTTGGCTAAGCATGAAGGAGCAATAAAAACAATACAG AGTGAAGACGGTGATGTAATTGACTGCGTTGATATCTACAAACAACCTGCTTTTAATCATCCTCTTCTCAAGAATCACACCGTACAG ATGAAACCAAGTTCATATCCGAGAGGAATGGAAACAGAACAATTCGAATCAGAGCTCCTTCAAGGTTGGCATAAGAATGGACAATGCCCTGAAGGAACGATCCCCATTGTTAGAGCACAAATACACAACTCTACTCGGACTATGGCATTTGTTCCTCGAAGGAAAAACCTTGACCAAGTTGCAAGTGAAGCTGTCAGAAATCATGAG TACGCTCAAGTTTCTGCTGTTAATGGTAACTATTTTGGAGCAAGTGCAATGCTTAACGTATGGAATCCGCCAACATTTGATAACGAGTTCAGCTTAGCACAAATCTGGCTTTTGTCAGGGCCTCAAGATGAATTGAACTCTATGGAGGCTGGATGGATC GTTAGCCAAGTCGATAAACGAACAAAATTATTCATATACTGGACT AGCGATGACTATCAAAGCACCGGTTGCTATAATCTTGATTGTCCTGGATTTGTGCAAACCGACAAGAAGTTTGGCCTTGGTGGAAATCTAGAACCTGTTTCCACTTATGGGGGCAAGCAATATGAGATGAGCATAACTATACATAAG GACAAGCAAAGTGGAAACTGGTGGTTGAGGATACAGAACGTAGATTTAGGATACTGGCCAGGCTCCATCTTCACAGGGTTATCTGACAGGGCAGATTTTATAACTTGGGGCGGAGAGATTGTCAATTCAGAATTAGAAGGGCGCCACACCTCTACTCAGATGGGGAGTGGCCATTTTCCCAGTGAAGACTTTGGAAAAGCAAGTTTTTTCCGAAATCTTGGGTATATTGATGACTCTGGAGCTGTGAGAGATCCTGAAAATCTTGTGCCATATGCGTCAAATCCTTCATGCTATGATTTACATATACCAACCAAGAACGACTTCGGAACCCATTTCTATTTTGGTGGCCCTGGATATTCAGATAAATGCCAGTAG